CGGCGCACTGATCTCCGCGCCGATCGTGGACCACGGCAAGGCCGAGCGCGAGCTCGGCTACCAGCCGCGCCCTGTCGACGAAACCGTCCGCGATCTGGTCGCCTTCTTTGCCGATCCGACCCGGCTGACGCCACCCGGCGCCCGGCAGATTGCTTGACAGTTACTAGAACGCATGTTCGACTGAAAGTGTGCGGTGGCAAAGCCAAACCTTGGACGCCGATGACGGCGCCCTGCCCGGGCTGTCCCGGGCCGGTTTCGTGCGCACCGTACAGACGCCTGAGTTCGACGGCGTCACATTCCACGAGGTGCTGTGCAAGAGCGCGCTGAACAAGATGCCCGAGGGCGCGAACCTGCCGTTCCATTGGACCGTCAATCCGATGCGCGGCTGTTCCCACGCGTGCCGATACTGTTTCGCGCGCGGCACACACGAGTATCTGGACCTGGACGCGGGCCGGGACTTCGATTCGCAGATCGTGGTGAAGACGAATATCGCCGCGGTGCTGCGCAAGGAGCTCGGCAAGCGGTCCTGGCGCCGTGAGCCGGTGGCGCTGGGCACCAATACCGACCCGTACCAGCGCGCGGAGGGCCGGTATCGATTGATGCCGGGCGTCATTCGCGCGCTGACCGATTCCGGCACCCCGTTCTCCATCCTCACCAAGGGCACGCTGCTGCGCCGGGACCTGCCGTTGCTCACATCGGCCGCCCGCGAGGTGCGGGTCGGCCTCGCGGTATCCATCGCGATCCTCGATCAGGACCTGCACCACAGCCTGGAACCCGGGACGCCGTCGCCCCGGGCACGGCTGGATCTCGTGCGCGCACTCACCGACGCGGGGTTCACGGTAAATGTCATGGTCGCACCGGTGATTCCCGGTCTCACCGACAGCCGAGCGCACCTGGACGCGATCCTCGGCGCCATCGCCGAGGCCGGCGCAGGCTCGGCCGTCGCGTTTCCGATGCACCTGCGCGGCAGCACGAGGGGCTGGTTCCTGACCTGGCTGGCCGAACACCATCCCGCCCTGCTGCGCCGCTACCGCCGGCTCTACGGCCGCGGCGCGTACGTGACGCCGGAATACTCTGCATGGCTGCGCGGGCGGGTCGATCCGCTGCTGGCCGAGCACGGTCTGACGCCGCGAAGGACAACTGAACCGCAGACACCATCCGAAACTCCACACACGGCAGACCCACAGCTGGCATTGTTCGCCTGACGCCTCCACCGCCGATTCCGGACGGACCGCGCGCTTCGGGGGCACGCACCGCGCTCGACGGAGTAGTTTGGCGATGGCACCTCTCATCGACGAGGAAGTGAAGCAGGCACATGGTTTCGCACCAAAGTGATGTCGGCACAGCGAA
The DNA window shown above is from Nocardia sp. NBC_01730 and carries:
- a CDS encoding Rv2578c family radical SAM protein, which encodes MRWQSQTLDADDGALPGLSRAGFVRTVQTPEFDGVTFHEVLCKSALNKMPEGANLPFHWTVNPMRGCSHACRYCFARGTHEYLDLDAGRDFDSQIVVKTNIAAVLRKELGKRSWRREPVALGTNTDPYQRAEGRYRLMPGVIRALTDSGTPFSILTKGTLLRRDLPLLTSAAREVRVGLAVSIAILDQDLHHSLEPGTPSPRARLDLVRALTDAGFTVNVMVAPVIPGLTDSRAHLDAILGAIAEAGAGSAVAFPMHLRGSTRGWFLTWLAEHHPALLRRYRRLYGRGAYVTPEYSAWLRGRVDPLLAEHGLTPRRTTEPQTPSETPHTADPQLALFA